TGTTATTGGAGTAATGACCGCTGATCCTCGCATTGTTCCCGAAGCCCATATCTTAGAGGGACTGACTTATACTGAAGCTGCTGAAATCATTCAACAGGGAGCGAAAGTAATCCACGATAAGGCCATGAATATTGCCCGGGAATATCGGGTTCCACTGCGGGTTCGGAGTTTAAATGATGAAGGGAAAGGAACTTTAATCTGCGATATTCGCTCGATGTCAAAAGAGGGTTTGCGATTGTTTTCGCAGGATAGAACAGTTTACAGTATAGCTTTCCGAAAAGGATTGGCTCAATTTCGAGTAAAGCTTAATGGAAAAAAAGAGGATAATTTATTGATGTTTCAACTCTTAGCCAATAAGGGAATTAGTATCGACCTCATCAATCTCTTTCCCGATATCGTGGCCTTTGTCGTTGAAGAAGGAAAAGCCTTAAGGGTAAAAGAAATATTGGAAAAGGAGGGTTTTGAGCTTACCCTCATATATCCCTGCGCAAAAATATCCTTGGTTGGTTCGGGGATGGCGGATCGTCCCGGAGTCGTGGCCGACATGGTTGAAGCCCTGAGAAGTTCCAAAATTGAAATCCTCCAAACCAGTGATTCCCATGTGACAATTTCTTGTCTGGTTCACGCTACCGATATGGAAAAAGCGATTCAGGTTCTCCATCGAAAATTTCAACTGGAAGATATTTGTTGAATATATCAGTGAAATTGAAAGAAAAAAAGACATTGGTAGAATCGCTTATGAGAAAATTTCTTGAGGAGGTTCATCATGGAATGTGATTTTGGTCAAATGTTAACTGCAGTGGTGACTCCGTTTGATTCAAGTCTTGCGGTGAATTATGATCAATTTCGAAAATTGTTAAATTATTTAGTAAAAGAGGGATCAGATGGAATTGTGGTTTCCGGAACCACTGGAGAAGCACCAACATTAACCAAGGATGAAAAGTTAAAACTTTTTGAGATTGCCTTAGAAGAAGTGGGAGATCGGGCCAAAATTATTGCCGGAACTTGTAGCTATGATACCCACGAATCAGTGTTTTTGTCCCAAGAAGCGGAAAAAATCGGGGTTCATGGAATTTTAGCTGTTGCTCCTTACTATAACAAACCGCCACAAGAAGGTCTTTATCAACACTTCCGAGCTATTGCCGAAGGAATTTCCATTCCGGTTATGCTTTACAATATACCTTCTCGAACCGGAATTAATATAGAACCCGAAACAATCGCTCGACTCTCTGAGATCCCAAATATTTGTGCCCTGAAAGAAGCAGCTGGGAGCGCTGATCAGTTGTCAGTTTTGCGAACTCTGCTTCCGAAAAATTTTGCGATTTATAGTGGCGATGATAATATGACCTTAGTGGTATTAGCTTTGGGAGGTAAAGGAGTTGTCAGCGTAGCCTCTCATGTGGCAGCCCGTGAAATTAAGAATATGATTGTTCTTTATAAACAAGGAAAAGTTGAAGAAGCACTTCACTTGCATCTTCGTTTATATTCTCTTTTTAAAATAATATTTATTTCAACCAATCCGATACCAATTAAAGCCGCACTGAATCTAATGGGCTGGTCAGTTGGAAAAGTTCGGCTTCCTCTTAGCCAGATGGAGAAAGAAAAAGAAGACAAGTTGAAAAAAACCTTACTCGATCTTGGATATTTGAGTTGAAATTTCCTTTGAATTTTGTCATAATAATTGAACCTTAAAAAAGAATATGAAAACAGCAATGATCGGGAAGTTCATTGGAAAAATTATAGCGAGGAAGTTTTATGGTGAAAGGCTTCCAATTATTTCCGATAGAACGAGAGCCCGTGAGCTGATCCTGAAGAAAAGGCTTTTTAAGTCTAAGTAGGGAAATCCGGTCAAACCGTTAGGAAAATGAGTAGAACAGGGTGGCACCGTGTACCTATTGGTTCACCCCTGTAGTTCTGTTCGAGAAAACCTCGTCTATGGGACGAGGTTTTTTGTTTTTGGAAGAATAAATCGTTGTTTTTAAGGTTAAAAATTTCTCGAGAATGATGAAAAAAGTTATCTAAATCCGTCATTCAGACTGTGTCACAAATCCTTTTTTCATCAAGAATAATGTGAAAGTGGAGGACACAGTACATTTATCTTCA
The Candidatus Atribacteria bacterium ADurb.Bin276 genome window above contains:
- the lysC_2 gene encoding Aspartokinase 2 — translated: MNKGQTEMKIIVQKFGGTSVHTPELREKAALKLKEAYEEGYSPVAVVSAMGRAGAPYATDTLISIAKTEYEHLDSRNLDILMSTGEIISTVIMTQALRKLGLKAVAVTGWQAGIITDDRFGDATIKRVETKKILSYLEKGYIAVVAGFQGASEDGEITTLGRGGSDTSAVILGVALEAEYVDIFTDVIGVMTADPRIVPEAHILEGLTYTEAAEIIQQGAKVIHDKAMNIAREYRVPLRVRSLNDEGKGTLICDIRSMSKEGLRLFSQDRTVYSIAFRKGLAQFRVKLNGKKEDNLLMFQLLANKGISIDLINLFPDIVAFVVEEGKALRVKEILEKEGFELTLIYPCAKISLVGSGMADRPGVVADMVEALRSSKIEILQTSDSHVTISCLVHATDMEKAIQVLHRKFQLEDIC
- the dapA_1 gene encoding 4-hydroxy-tetrahydrodipicolinate synthase; translated protein: MECDFGQMLTAVVTPFDSSLAVNYDQFRKLLNYLVKEGSDGIVVSGTTGEAPTLTKDEKLKLFEIALEEVGDRAKIIAGTCSYDTHESVFLSQEAEKIGVHGILAVAPYYNKPPQEGLYQHFRAIAEGISIPVMLYNIPSRTGINIEPETIARLSEIPNICALKEAAGSADQLSVLRTLLPKNFAIYSGDDNMTLVVLALGGKGVVSVASHVAAREIKNMIVLYKQGKVEEALHLHLRLYSLFKIIFISTNPIPIKAALNLMGWSVGKVRLPLSQMEKEKEDKLKKTLLDLGYLS